From the Arthrobacter sp. PM3 genome, one window contains:
- a CDS encoding IS3 family transposase gives LKADFPLPVLLAVAGVARSTFFYHQARLQAPDPQEALKAAVTDVFTANHGRYGHRRIHTELVRQGWTVAKKTVLKLMRSLGLVCKVRRKKRYNSYRGEQGGIAPNVLNREFDADAPNRKWVTDVTEFSVGGRKLYLSPVMDLFDRQIISHTVSSSPNLELTNTSLHEALATLQDGQKPLVHSDQGFQYRHVSWRVLLEDAGAVQSMSRKGNCYDNAVMENFFGHLKEELFHHARFPSTDALATALNEYIRWYNTERISTKLKGLSPVQYRAQTLAA, from the coding sequence CCCTCAAGGCTGACTTCCCGCTCCCGGTGCTGCTGGCCGTTGCCGGCGTGGCCCGGTCCACGTTCTTCTATCACCAGGCCCGCCTGCAGGCCCCCGATCCGCAGGAGGCGCTCAAGGCCGCAGTCACGGACGTCTTCACGGCGAACCATGGCCGGTATGGGCACCGCCGTATCCACACGGAACTGGTCAGGCAAGGCTGGACGGTCGCGAAGAAGACCGTGCTGAAACTCATGCGGTCACTCGGGCTGGTCTGCAAGGTTCGGCGGAAGAAGCGTTACAACTCCTACCGGGGCGAGCAGGGCGGTATCGCCCCGAACGTACTGAACCGCGAGTTCGACGCGGATGCTCCGAACCGGAAGTGGGTGACGGACGTGACCGAGTTCAGCGTCGGCGGCCGGAAGCTCTACCTCTCCCCGGTCATGGATCTGTTCGACCGGCAGATCATCTCCCACACCGTCAGCTCCTCCCCGAACCTGGAACTGACCAACACGTCACTGCACGAGGCCCTGGCAACGCTCCAGGACGGACAGAAACCGCTCGTGCATTCAGACCAGGGCTTCCAGTACCGGCACGTGTCCTGGCGTGTTCTGCTCGAGGACGCCGGCGCGGTCCAATCGATGTCCCGCAAAGGCAACTGCTACGACAACGCGGTCATGGAGAACTTCTTCGGCCACCTCAAGGAAGAACTCTTCCACCATGCCCGGTTCCCCAGCACCGACGCCCTGGCAACGGCCCTGAACGAGTACATCCGCTGGTACAACACCGAAAGAATCTCAACAAAACTCAAAGGCCTGAGCCCGGTCCAATACCGCGCCCAGACCCTCGCAGCTTAG
- a CDS encoding helix-turn-helix domain-containing protein: MSEDQREAAVAWFEKGIADAATARVMGVARSPVKGLYLRWRIHGRGVLVAKQTKQVYSFELKLALVERFIAGETAQALAAEAGLSSSGLLKNWAAAYRREGADALRPKAGGRPGRPGSPPPEPEPGPGAELERLRRENERLRAEVAYLGKLRALRAQERR, from the coding sequence TTGTCTGAAGATCAGCGCGAGGCCGCTGTAGCGTGGTTTGAGAAGGGCATCGCGGATGCGGCGACTGCGCGGGTGATGGGTGTGGCTCGCTCGCCGGTCAAGGGCCTGTATCTGCGGTGGAGGATCCATGGTCGAGGAGTGCTGGTGGCCAAGCAGACGAAACAGGTGTACTCGTTCGAGCTGAAGCTGGCCTTGGTCGAGCGGTTCATCGCGGGTGAGACCGCCCAGGCTCTCGCGGCGGAGGCCGGGTTGTCCTCGTCGGGGTTGCTGAAGAACTGGGCGGCTGCGTATCGCCGCGAGGGTGCCGATGCGTTGCGTCCGAAGGCTGGCGGCAGGCCCGGGAGGCCCGGGTCCCCGCCGCCGGAGCCGGAGCCCGGGCCGGGGGCGGAGTTGGAGAGGCTGCGCCGGGAGAACGAACGGTTGCGGGCGGAGGTGGCTTACCTGGGAAAATTGCGGGCCTTGAGGGCGCAGGAACGACGGTGA
- a CDS encoding dolichyl-phosphate-mannose--protein mannosyltransferase, with product MGNVTQTPTRTSETGAAASSTAGPGSAGHRARGRSRSGRNLEGHRWVGRPAESFTAEALRERLIGGLASWRDYPPSLRLWYWLIPVLTAALGGVLRFVRLDTPRNLVFDETYYVKDAYSFLVSGYERSWPDRANDSFIAGNPGVLLNTPEYVVHPPVGKWMIAAGMWLFGADNPFGWRFGAALTGTLSILLLALIAQKLFRSLTLGAVAGVLLAVDGHHLVMSRTSLLDVFLMFWLLAAFGALLMDRDDGRRRLAARLGRQASESATGLPSALQLTSGPWLGIRWWRVVAGVCLGLATGTKWSALFFVAVFGLLTVFWDLSARRIAGVHAWISGGILKDGLPAFLSIIPVAAAVYGATWTGWFLSKDAYFRHWAEANPSAEWGWLPDAVRSLAHYHLEAYKFHQGLSSDHPYEASAWSWLVMGRPTSFYYESPGQGTPGCDLSNCTSAILSVGNPLIWWSAAISLGILLFWWAGRRDWRAGAVLAGVAAGYLPWFMYPERTTFFFYAVSFEPFLVLALTYCLGLVLGQRSDPLWRRRSGFYLVALFVVAAVLLSAFFYPVWTAEVIPYQEWRLRMWMPSWI from the coding sequence ATGGGCAACGTGACCCAGACCCCCACGCGGACCTCCGAAACCGGCGCCGCCGCATCCTCGACTGCAGGGCCGGGCAGCGCCGGCCACCGCGCCCGTGGCCGTTCCCGTTCCGGCCGCAACCTCGAGGGGCACCGCTGGGTCGGCCGACCCGCCGAATCCTTCACGGCGGAGGCCCTCCGCGAGCGCCTGATCGGCGGCTTGGCAAGCTGGCGGGACTACCCGCCGTCGCTTCGGCTGTGGTACTGGCTCATCCCCGTCCTGACAGCGGCGCTGGGCGGTGTGCTGCGGTTCGTCCGGCTGGACACGCCGCGGAACCTGGTCTTCGACGAAACCTATTACGTCAAGGATGCCTATTCTTTCCTGGTCAGCGGTTACGAGCGCAGCTGGCCCGACCGCGCCAACGACTCCTTCATCGCCGGCAATCCCGGCGTGTTGCTGAACACGCCGGAGTACGTGGTCCACCCGCCGGTGGGCAAGTGGATGATCGCGGCGGGCATGTGGCTGTTCGGGGCGGACAACCCCTTCGGCTGGCGGTTCGGCGCGGCGCTGACGGGGACGCTGTCCATCCTCCTGCTCGCGCTGATCGCGCAGAAACTCTTCCGGTCGCTGACCCTGGGCGCCGTGGCCGGCGTGCTGCTGGCCGTGGACGGCCACCATCTCGTCATGTCCCGGACGTCGCTGCTGGATGTTTTCCTCATGTTCTGGCTCCTGGCCGCGTTCGGCGCCCTGCTGATGGACCGCGACGACGGCCGGCGTCGCCTCGCGGCGCGGCTCGGCCGGCAGGCCTCGGAATCCGCCACGGGTCTGCCCTCGGCGCTGCAGCTCACGTCCGGGCCGTGGCTCGGGATCCGCTGGTGGCGCGTCGTTGCGGGCGTCTGCCTGGGCCTGGCGACGGGCACGAAATGGTCCGCCCTGTTCTTTGTGGCCGTCTTCGGGTTGCTCACCGTGTTCTGGGACCTGAGCGCCCGGCGCATCGCCGGGGTGCATGCCTGGATCAGCGGCGGCATCCTCAAGGACGGCCTCCCGGCGTTCCTGAGCATCATTCCAGTGGCCGCCGCCGTCTACGGCGCCACGTGGACAGGCTGGTTCCTGTCCAAGGACGCCTACTTCCGGCACTGGGCCGAGGCCAACCCCTCGGCCGAGTGGGGCTGGCTGCCGGACGCCGTGCGGTCCCTGGCCCACTACCACCTCGAAGCGTACAAGTTCCACCAGGGCCTGAGCTCCGACCACCCGTACGAGGCCAGTGCCTGGAGCTGGCTGGTCATGGGGCGGCCCACGTCCTTTTACTACGAATCCCCGGGCCAGGGCACCCCGGGCTGCGATCTGAGCAACTGCACCTCCGCGATCCTCTCGGTGGGCAATCCGCTGATCTGGTGGAGCGCGGCCATCAGCCTGGGGATCCTGCTGTTCTGGTGGGCGGGCCGCCGCGACTGGCGCGCCGGCGCCGTCCTGGCCGGCGTGGCCGCCGGCTACCTGCCCTGGTTCATGTACCCGGAACGCACCACCTTCTTCTTCTACGCCGTGTCCTTTGAACCGTTCCTGGTGCTGGCGCTGACCTACTGCCTGGGGCTGGTTCTCGGCCAGCGCAGCGACCCGCTGTGGCGGCGGCGGTCCGGGTTTTACCTGGTGGCGTTGTTTGTCGTGGCGGCCGTGCTGCTCTCCGCGTTCTTCTACCCGGTCTGGACCGCGGAGGTGATCCCGTACCAGGAGTGGCGCCTGCGGATGTGGATGCCTTCCTGGATCTAA
- a CDS encoding NAD-dependent succinate-semialdehyde dehydrogenase, producing MTVTAQPIVSAERESALLASVPTGLLINGEWRPAVSGKTFDIEDPATGKVLLSIADAGPEDGKAALDAAAAAQESWAKVPARERGEILRRAFELVTARAEDFALLMTLEMGKPLAEARGEVTYGAEFLRWFSEEAVRAFGRYSVSPDGKSRLLVTKKPVGPCLLITPWNFPLAMATRKIAPAVAAGCTMVLKSANLTPLTSQLFAAVMVEAGLPAGVLNVIPTSTAGATTGPLIKDSRLRKLSFTGSTEVGRRLLSDASETVLRTSMELGGNAPFVVFEDADVDAAVAGAMLAKLRNMGEACTAANRFIVHESVADEFAEKFAAKMKDMTTARGTEADSKVGPLIDAKSRDKVHELVTDAVNSGAVAVTGGSAVEGPGYFYQPTILKGVTEGTRILSEEIFGPVAPIITFSTEDDAVRLANNTEYGLVAYVFTKDLNRGIRMGERLETGMLGLNAGVVSNAAAPFGGVKQSGLGREGGLEGIEEYLYTQYIGIADPYADQA from the coding sequence GTGACCGTAACTGCCCAGCCTATTGTTTCCGCGGAGCGGGAGAGTGCCCTGCTGGCCTCTGTCCCGACGGGCCTGCTGATCAACGGTGAATGGCGCCCGGCCGTCTCCGGGAAGACGTTCGACATCGAGGATCCCGCGACCGGCAAGGTGCTGCTGAGCATCGCCGACGCCGGTCCGGAGGACGGCAAGGCCGCCCTCGACGCCGCCGCCGCGGCGCAGGAGTCCTGGGCGAAGGTCCCGGCGCGGGAGCGCGGGGAGATCCTGCGCCGGGCGTTCGAACTGGTGACGGCCCGGGCGGAGGACTTCGCACTGCTGATGACCCTGGAGATGGGCAAGCCGCTGGCCGAGGCCCGCGGCGAGGTCACCTACGGTGCGGAGTTCCTGCGCTGGTTCTCCGAGGAGGCCGTCCGCGCCTTCGGCCGGTACTCGGTGTCCCCGGACGGCAAGTCCCGCCTCCTGGTGACGAAGAAGCCGGTGGGCCCCTGCCTGCTGATCACGCCGTGGAACTTCCCGCTGGCCATGGCCACCCGGAAGATCGCCCCGGCCGTCGCCGCGGGCTGCACGATGGTGCTCAAGTCCGCGAACCTGACCCCGCTGACCTCGCAGCTGTTCGCCGCCGTCATGGTCGAGGCCGGGCTGCCGGCCGGGGTCCTGAACGTGATCCCGACCTCCACCGCCGGGGCCACGACCGGGCCGCTGATCAAGGACTCCCGGCTGCGGAAGCTGTCCTTCACCGGATCCACCGAGGTCGGCCGGCGGCTGCTTTCGGACGCGTCGGAAACGGTGCTGCGGACCTCGATGGAACTCGGCGGAAACGCCCCGTTCGTCGTGTTCGAAGACGCCGACGTCGATGCCGCCGTCGCCGGGGCGATGCTGGCGAAGCTGCGGAACATGGGCGAGGCCTGCACCGCGGCGAACCGGTTCATCGTGCACGAGTCCGTCGCGGACGAGTTCGCGGAGAAGTTCGCCGCGAAGATGAAGGACATGACCACGGCCCGGGGCACCGAGGCCGACTCGAAGGTCGGTCCGCTGATCGATGCGAAGAGCCGGGACAAGGTCCACGAACTCGTCACCGACGCCGTGAACTCCGGCGCGGTCGCCGTGACCGGCGGCTCCGCCGTCGAGGGCCCGGGCTACTTCTACCAGCCGACCATCCTCAAGGGCGTCACCGAAGGCACCCGGATCCTGTCCGAGGAAATCTTCGGCCCCGTCGCCCCGATCATCACCTTCAGCACCGAGGACGACGCCGTCCGGCTGGCGAACAACACCGAGTACGGGCTGGTGGCCTACGTCTTCACAAAGGACCTGAACCGGGGCATCCGGATGGGTGAACGCCTCGAGACCGGCATGCTGGGCCTGAACGCCGGCGTGGTGTCCAACGCGGCCGCCCCCTTCGGCGGGGTCAAGCAGTCCGGCCTGGGCCGGGAAGGCGGCCTCGAAGGCATCGAGGAATACCTCTACACCCAGTACATCGGCATCGCCGACCCCTACGCCGACCAGGCCTAG
- a CDS encoding DUF3488 and transglutaminase-like domain-containing protein: protein MTLAPQRSTGPGHSGADQPAVVLSPGPAARRGRPGAQPWVMGAAVAAAVAGAALGLNGVLRGWAWYSPVLTTVLAVAFAMAALRSLRARPWLVASGGLAALVVVLTFTFFRQHSIAGIIPSAETMSYLGKFLRRASETVLAESTPVAPNAGIVMLICAVLGLLVVLVDTLAFPLALPATSGLGILAILVVPAMIKPQSVGVPGFVGAAVGFLLILGCSHWFAPDAGTRADTARDPGQIRRGAVTGVMALTVTLAAQLVIPGFDQGTFPQGSRLNPFGAAAGLNPMITLGSSLRSPAGNGRITFATNAPTTPYLRSVTVDSFDGDSWAPDDRESTRRPGTGKIDAGVESAATELRVVTAVNTGQYTSPYLPAPYAPESVSGLTGRWTWDPATLSIKGLDTNSRDQQYVVTSVAPQITAGLLAEAAGPARGLPEQFLRQPSNVPEIVRTTAASVTAGAATPYGRALAIQKYLRSLDFTYSLQSPVQGGYDGNGLSVLADFLTQKSGYCIHFASAMAVMARLEGIPSRIAVGYAPGRPTGATVSVSGQGPLPEFEVDARDAHAWPELYFQGIGWVPFEPTPSRGVVPAYATEAATPSGASTNERNDALTPGERSTAAPVPTTAPVPLPAAGAPGASDARPAQALYGAAVVLLLALLAASPRLVRSAVRRRRLRTVSRGDGGAPPGPALQAWAELRDLATDYGVVPGASETPRHFSARLRASGALGAPAGGPGGADAPGQRAAAALTEDFERERYGRPARKPGSTAPGDAAAAAARIALVQSALRSNAKLPVRLRADWLPPSVFSGWRQALPASRGALARTAKRTRRGVAESWLRIRAAVRRVRRG from the coding sequence ATGACCCTCGCACCGCAGCGCAGCACCGGTCCGGGACATTCCGGCGCGGACCAACCGGCGGTGGTCCTCTCCCCCGGCCCGGCCGCCCGGCGCGGCCGCCCGGGCGCCCAGCCCTGGGTGATGGGGGCCGCCGTCGCCGCGGCCGTCGCCGGTGCCGCCCTTGGGCTCAACGGCGTCCTGCGCGGCTGGGCCTGGTACTCGCCCGTGCTGACCACCGTCCTTGCCGTGGCCTTCGCCATGGCAGCGCTCCGGTCCCTGCGGGCCCGGCCCTGGCTCGTGGCGTCCGGCGGGCTGGCGGCACTCGTGGTGGTCCTGACCTTCACCTTCTTCCGGCAGCACAGCATCGCCGGGATCATTCCGTCCGCCGAGACCATGAGCTACCTGGGTAAATTCCTGCGGCGCGCGAGCGAGACCGTCCTGGCCGAGAGCACCCCGGTGGCTCCCAACGCAGGCATTGTCATGCTGATCTGCGCGGTACTGGGGCTGCTGGTGGTCCTCGTGGACACCCTGGCATTTCCACTGGCACTGCCGGCGACCAGCGGGCTCGGGATCCTGGCGATCCTCGTGGTGCCGGCCATGATCAAGCCGCAAAGTGTGGGGGTGCCGGGCTTCGTCGGCGCCGCCGTCGGCTTCCTCCTGATCCTGGGCTGCAGCCACTGGTTCGCGCCGGATGCCGGCACCCGTGCCGACACCGCCCGGGATCCCGGGCAAATCCGGCGCGGCGCGGTCACCGGCGTCATGGCGCTGACCGTGACACTGGCCGCCCAGCTGGTCATCCCGGGCTTCGACCAGGGCACGTTTCCGCAGGGTTCGAGGCTGAACCCCTTCGGGGCCGCCGCCGGCCTGAATCCGATGATCACCCTGGGCAGCAGCCTGCGCAGCCCCGCCGGCAACGGCCGGATCACGTTCGCCACGAACGCCCCGACCACGCCGTACTTGCGGTCGGTGACGGTGGACAGCTTCGACGGCGATTCCTGGGCCCCTGATGACCGCGAGTCCACCCGGCGGCCGGGCACCGGAAAGATCGACGCCGGCGTGGAGAGCGCCGCGACGGAACTTCGCGTGGTCACGGCCGTCAACACGGGCCAGTACACGAGCCCCTATCTCCCGGCGCCGTACGCACCGGAGTCGGTCAGCGGACTGACCGGGCGCTGGACCTGGGACCCTGCCACGCTCAGCATCAAGGGGCTGGACACGAACTCCCGCGACCAGCAGTACGTGGTGACGTCCGTCGCCCCGCAGATTACCGCCGGGCTGCTGGCCGAGGCCGCCGGGCCGGCGCGCGGGCTCCCGGAGCAGTTCCTCCGCCAGCCCTCGAACGTGCCGGAGATCGTGCGGACCACCGCCGCTTCGGTGACGGCCGGAGCGGCCACCCCGTACGGGCGAGCCTTGGCCATCCAGAAGTACCTGCGTTCACTCGACTTCACCTACTCGTTGCAGTCCCCCGTCCAGGGCGGCTATGACGGGAACGGCCTGTCCGTCCTCGCGGACTTCCTGACCCAGAAGAGCGGGTACTGCATTCACTTCGCCTCGGCCATGGCCGTGATGGCGCGGCTGGAGGGCATTCCGAGCAGAATCGCCGTCGGCTATGCCCCGGGGCGCCCCACAGGGGCCACCGTGTCCGTCTCCGGGCAGGGGCCGTTGCCCGAGTTCGAGGTCGATGCCCGGGACGCGCATGCATGGCCGGAACTGTACTTCCAGGGCATCGGCTGGGTGCCGTTTGAGCCGACGCCCTCCCGTGGCGTCGTCCCGGCCTACGCCACCGAGGCCGCCACGCCCAGCGGTGCCAGCACCAATGAACGCAACGACGCCTTAACCCCCGGGGAGCGTTCCACCGCGGCGCCGGTTCCCACGACCGCCCCGGTCCCCCTTCCCGCGGCCGGGGCGCCGGGTGCCTCGGATGCGCGCCCGGCCCAGGCGCTCTACGGCGCCGCCGTGGTGCTGCTGCTGGCGTTGCTGGCAGCCTCGCCGCGGCTGGTGCGCAGCGCCGTGCGGCGCCGCAGGCTCAGGACGGTGTCCCGCGGCGACGGCGGCGCGCCACCCGGACCGGCGTTGCAGGCCTGGGCGGAACTGCGGGATCTGGCCACGGACTACGGCGTGGTGCCCGGGGCCAGCGAGACGCCGCGGCACTTCTCCGCGCGCCTGCGTGCTTCCGGGGCGCTGGGCGCGCCCGCCGGCGGCCCCGGCGGCGCGGACGCTCCCGGGCAGCGGGCCGCGGCAGCCCTGACCGAGGACTTCGAACGTGAGCGGTACGGCCGTCCGGCCCGGAAACCGGGGAGCACGGCTCCGGGCGACGCTGCCGCCGCCGCGGCGAGAATTGCCCTGGTGCAGTCAGCACTGCGGTCCAATGCGAAGCTTCCGGTCCGGCTGCGTGCGGACTGGCTGCCGCCGTCGGTCTTCTCCGGCTGGCGGCAGGCCCTGCCGGCGTCCCGCGGGGCCCTCGCCCGGACAGCAAAGCGCACCCGGCGGGGCGTTGCCGAATCCTGGCTGAGGATCCGCGCTGCCGTCCGCCGGGTGCGCCGGGGCTAG
- a CDS encoding long-chain fatty acid--CoA ligase codes for MREASTGLLVELDPASNVTDLLLEQHAKDPVHALYARKGPAGWTDVPVQQFLAQVTALAKGLIAGGIAPGDTVAVMSATRYEWSVVDFAIWFAGGVTVPIYETSSASQIEWILHDSGAGRVFVEDHAKAALVQGVLDESAMLGDRLVAVVRMEDDGAAPNLASLAAAGAGVSDAELERHRSAASLDDVASLVYTSGTTGKPKGCEITHANFALVAKNIVLFLPEILKQPRARTLMFLPLAHVLARAVQVICLSSGATLGHTASAKELLADLAAFRPTFLLVVPRIFEKVYAGAEQKAAAAGKERVFAAAAATAIDYSKALDAAARGTGKGPGRLLRLRQGVFDRLFYPKLRQAFGGQLRHTVSGASPLSSNDAHFFRGAGIPVLEGYGLTETTAPCTANTPARTKVGTVGIPVPGTTIRVADDGEILVKGIGVFKGYHANEAANAEAFVDGFFRTGDLGSLDKDGFLTITGRKKDLLVTAGGKNVAPGPLEEKIREHPLVGQAVVVGDGRPFVSALINLDPEALQHWCTARKVPVMSPAQAAADAAVRASIQGAVDEANLLVSKAESIRSFVILDADFTVESGHLTPSLKLKRAAVVRDFGAHIDRIYG; via the coding sequence GTGAGAGAAGCAAGCACCGGACTGCTCGTGGAGCTGGACCCGGCGAGCAACGTGACGGACCTGCTCCTGGAGCAGCACGCCAAGGATCCCGTGCACGCCCTCTACGCCCGCAAAGGCCCGGCCGGCTGGACCGATGTCCCCGTCCAGCAGTTTCTGGCGCAGGTCACTGCCCTCGCCAAAGGCCTGATCGCCGGCGGCATCGCCCCGGGCGACACCGTGGCCGTCATGTCGGCCACCCGCTATGAGTGGTCGGTGGTGGACTTTGCCATCTGGTTCGCCGGCGGCGTCACGGTCCCGATCTACGAAACCTCCTCCGCCAGCCAGATCGAGTGGATCCTGCACGACTCGGGGGCGGGGCGCGTGTTCGTCGAGGACCACGCCAAGGCGGCCCTGGTCCAGGGCGTGCTGGACGAGTCCGCGATGCTTGGCGACCGGCTGGTCGCCGTCGTCCGGATGGAGGACGACGGCGCCGCACCGAACCTGGCAAGCCTGGCCGCCGCCGGCGCCGGGGTGTCCGACGCCGAGCTCGAGCGCCACCGGAGTGCCGCGTCCCTCGATGACGTAGCGTCGCTGGTCTACACCTCGGGCACCACCGGCAAGCCCAAGGGCTGCGAGATCACGCACGCCAACTTCGCCCTCGTGGCCAAGAACATTGTCCTATTCCTGCCCGAGATCCTGAAGCAGCCGCGGGCCCGGACCCTGATGTTCCTGCCGCTGGCGCATGTCCTGGCCCGGGCCGTGCAGGTGATCTGCCTGAGCTCCGGGGCCACCCTCGGCCACACCGCCAGCGCCAAGGAGCTCCTGGCGGATCTGGCCGCGTTCAGGCCCACCTTCCTGCTGGTGGTCCCCCGGATCTTTGAGAAGGTCTATGCCGGGGCGGAGCAGAAGGCTGCGGCCGCCGGCAAGGAGCGGGTGTTCGCCGCCGCCGCGGCCACCGCGATCGACTATTCCAAAGCCCTGGACGCCGCCGCCCGGGGAACCGGGAAAGGCCCCGGACGCCTCCTGCGGCTCCGGCAGGGCGTCTTCGACCGGCTGTTCTACCCGAAGCTCCGGCAGGCCTTTGGCGGCCAGCTCCGCCACACGGTGTCCGGCGCCAGCCCGCTGAGTTCCAATGACGCCCACTTTTTCCGCGGCGCCGGCATTCCGGTTCTGGAGGGTTACGGCCTGACCGAAACGACCGCGCCGTGCACGGCCAACACGCCGGCCCGGACCAAGGTGGGGACGGTCGGCATTCCCGTCCCGGGCACCACCATCCGGGTGGCCGACGACGGCGAGATCCTGGTCAAGGGAATCGGCGTCTTCAAGGGCTACCACGCCAACGAGGCCGCCAACGCCGAAGCGTTCGTGGACGGCTTCTTCCGCACCGGGGACCTCGGCTCGCTCGACAAGGACGGTTTCCTGACCATCACCGGGCGGAAGAAGGACCTGCTTGTCACCGCCGGCGGCAAGAACGTGGCCCCCGGCCCGCTGGAGGAGAAAATCCGCGAGCACCCGCTGGTCGGCCAGGCCGTGGTGGTCGGGGACGGCCGACCCTTCGTCTCGGCCCTGATCAACCTGGACCCGGAAGCACTCCAGCACTGGTGTACCGCCCGCAAGGTGCCGGTCATGAGTCCGGCGCAGGCGGCTGCCGATGCGGCCGTCCGGGCCTCCATCCAGGGCGCCGTCGACGAGGCCAACCTGCTGGTCTCCAAGGCCGAATCGATCCGCAGCTTCGTGATCCTGGACGCCGACTTCACTGTGGAATCGGGGCACCTGACCCCGTCGCTGAAACTGAAGCGGGCCGCCGTCGTGCGGGACTTCGGGGCCCATATCGACCGCATCTACGGCTGA
- the rsmI gene encoding 16S rRNA (cytidine(1402)-2'-O)-methyltransferase, with product MDHEPSASSQLVPDDGDAGAATPAVPAAGPGRIVLAATPIGNTGDASARLVELLTTADIVAAEDTRRLHRLVQSLGVTVAGRIISYHEHNEAAKTADLLEQVRSGRTLVMVTDAGMPSVSDPGFRLVEGAVAAGLTVTAAPGPSAVLTALALSGLPTDRFCFEGFLPRKAGERSSRLAELDAERRTMVFFEAPHRLEPMLRALHERFGADRRAAVCRELTKTYEEVIRGTLRELLEWAETNEVRGEIAVVVGGAPDREPGRPEDHVAAVNSLVAQGIRLKEAVAAVADDAKVSKRELYAAVLAAR from the coding sequence GTGGATCACGAACCCAGCGCTTCTTCCCAGCTTGTCCCCGACGACGGCGATGCCGGCGCCGCTACCCCCGCCGTTCCCGCCGCCGGGCCGGGCAGGATCGTCCTGGCGGCGACCCCGATCGGGAACACCGGCGATGCTTCGGCCCGGCTCGTGGAACTGCTGACGACGGCGGACATCGTCGCCGCCGAGGACACGCGGAGGCTGCACCGCCTCGTGCAGAGCCTCGGCGTCACCGTGGCCGGCCGGATCATCAGCTATCACGAGCACAATGAGGCGGCCAAGACCGCGGACCTGCTGGAGCAGGTCCGGTCCGGCCGGACCCTCGTGATGGTGACTGACGCCGGCATGCCGTCCGTCTCGGATCCGGGATTCCGCCTCGTTGAAGGGGCCGTCGCGGCCGGCCTCACCGTCACCGCGGCCCCCGGGCCCTCCGCCGTCCTGACCGCCCTGGCCCTCTCAGGACTCCCGACCGACCGCTTCTGCTTCGAGGGCTTCCTGCCCCGCAAGGCCGGCGAACGGTCCTCCCGGCTGGCCGAGCTCGACGCCGAACGCCGCACCATGGTCTTTTTCGAGGCTCCCCACCGGCTGGAGCCGATGCTGCGGGCCCTCCACGAACGCTTCGGCGCCGACCGCCGGGCCGCCGTATGCCGCGAACTCACCAAGACCTACGAAGAGGTCATCCGCGGCACCCTGCGCGAACTGCTCGAATGGGCCGAAACCAACGAGGTGCGCGGCGAAATCGCCGTGGTGGTCGGTGGGGCGCCGGACCGCGAACCCGGCCGCCCGGAGGACCACGTTGCCGCCGTGAACTCACTGGTTGCCCAGGGCATCCGGCTGAAGGAAGCCGTCGCGGCGGTGGCCGACGATGCGAAGGTCAGCAAGCGCGAACTCTATGCCGCGGTGCTCGCCGCCCGGTGA